The sequence below is a genomic window from Coffea arabica cultivar ET-39 chromosome 4c, Coffea Arabica ET-39 HiFi, whole genome shotgun sequence.
aggaatttaaacgggactgacccgaacaagaatttaaacaggactgacccgaacagaaattaaacgggactgacccgaacagaatttaaacgggactgacccgaacaggaatttaaacgggactggcccgaacagaatttaaacgggactgacccgaacagaatttaaaaaagGACTTCACTGGGaaagtttaaacaatgaattgagtttttttttttttacctgagaatagttcaacttttacaccaagaaggaaatttggatctttgtgaTTGAAGCGAGAGCTGATGTTGTTTCTTGTGATCGaattttgcaaataacatcGATCCTTGCTTACTGGGAAGCTTTGTCTGTCATTGATTTAGGCGCCAAAGAGAGAGCGgctgcttttgtttgtaaatgcaacattcctgcaagaaaagaggaaataatggacttgccaccattatttgatccggtttgccttgagaatcgtgtaaacatgagtcttgtgatgcttttacTTCTGCTTTGCGACGTTTGCCTTAGTCGAACTTGAAACCTTTCAAAttctgagactgataaaatACGGATTTACCACGTCACCCAATCCAGGTGGTAGCTTTGTTGCATGTTACTCACTGTagctgatgattgaatcccttatctttgcccaaaccttagggtttatcattcatttgaattcaatggtgaaagaatgatgcgtgaaaatttatcacataacaatcaatgtatatgcaagattatttcctatgtcaggcaaagatgAACATGCAAAAAAATGTAAACAATCATAAACAGTTATACACAAATAATTGAGAACAACTAAGAGATtcataaagatacattttgcaaaagaatatttgtgaagaacaatacaagtttagccaacgaatatcatattcaaaactttggatattttctcttcggaatccgatactggcagaagtatcacaattatgaggaaaaccctaatgaaccaggtcaccagctgttccttcttGAGCTCGACTGTTAAgaaaacctaccttggcgccctttcgggttttcaccaaggttgcccccacccttttttatttttgtttttgtttgtttttcttttctcttttctcttttctctttttttcgtttttttttttttcgaggcgccctttcgggttttcacctaaagaaggatgaaatatctcgaccatgatcgactcagaaacatgaattaaagatttctggcatcagtaaaatgtacttcccttataagattaggcgaagacattacggacatcacctgccagttgattaacaaattttctaatagaaatgcagcaagtgacgaaagccaggactttgggcttttataatgaggtcaggtggggtgtttttcaagaaaagttgaggcttgaaagcaaattttgatataagatgtgaaataacttgagattgcacttttttgaaaacaactccaaaactgaggaaaatttgccccagtttgatcgaattttctctctttgcattttttcatcacttttgcatttttctttgaaaactaaatttgccccagtgtagggttttctcttccccctttttttttcgaaataaatttgctccagtgtggggtttgccattctcaagggttatcaaacgaaatttgtcaattctgatggctcaaaggggacaagtagagataaaatgtttttagtgtaaaagaagatggcctgacttgcatttcgccatttgcatgaatttcttaaagaaaatttgcatgatcaaatgaaaaactttttgcacatatctgagttgatgggttgagggaatgcccgtccatccatttccgccAAGATGAgcgctccgccaggtaataccttttggacaatgaacggcccttgccaatttggagcaaatttgcctttagcttcatcttgcattgacagAATCCGCTTCAGtaccttatcaccttcttcaaatgtcCGCTGATGGACCTTTTTGTTAtaagcccgggccacacgtttctgatagcactgaccatgacagatgGCGTTGAATCGCTTTTCAtctatcaaagtcaattgctcatggcgctgcttgatccaatcggcctcctccaatttagcttccataaggattcgtagcgacggaatttcaacctcagctggtaatacggcttccatcccatacataagtgaatatggcgttgccccagtcgatgtccgaatagaagtccggtacgccatcaatgcataaggcaacttttcatgccaatcgcgatgcttttctatcattttgcgaataattttcttcaaattcttatttgcggcttctacagctccattcatctgaggcctataaatggcagaattgcggtgtttgattttgaactgctcacataatccatctaccatgtcattgtttagattcttggcattgtccgTGATAAgtgtttcgggtactccaaatcgacagatgatgtgatctctcaagaaattggctactaccttcttcgtgacatgtttgaatgactccgcttcaacccatttggtaaagtactcgatcgccaccaatataaatcgatgtccatttgaagcaggaggatcgattgtaccaatcacgtccataccccacattgaacagggccacggggcggtcatgctatgcaactcagtgggtggagcgcgtataatgtcaccgtgcatttggcattttatacatctccggacaaagtctatacaatcatgctccatagtaagccagaagtatccggttctcatgattttcttcgctagcaaatggccattcatgtgaggtccacaaacgccactatgcacttctttcatcatgtaTTGAGCTTCGccttcatcaatgcaccttaaaaggttcaaatctgaggttcttttgtacaacacttctccattcaagaaaaattttgaagccattctacgcagaaaactcttgtcTTTTATACCAGCATGCTGAGGGTAGGACCCAGTTTTGAGAAACTCTTTAAGATCATTAAACCAAGGAGTAGTATCCGAGGACTCGTCTGCAGCCCAGCAGTGGGCTGGCTtgttttgaagttgaatttggattggttCGATCTTCAATTCATCTGGATATTGGATCATAGAAGCCAAGGTGGCTAAAGCATCGGCGAATGCGTTCTTGGCTCTCGGGAGATGTctaaactccaaattttgaaactgcttggccaaagtgagcagactacaatggtagggtagaattttcgaatctttggttatccattgcttcaaagtttggtgcacgagcaaatctgaatcactaaaagctatcaactccttgatttccatttccaacgccattttgagaccaaaaatgcaggcttcatattcagccatgttattcgtgcaagcgaattgcaatttggcagcggcagggtagtgcttcccttcgggtgacaccaaaacagctccaattccagctccgagagaattcgaagctccatcgaagaaaagcctccattcaggactTTGTTCACTCATATCATCTGCAGCGCCTACAAATAGGACCCTCtcgtcagggaaataagtacggagtggttgataatcatcatcccttggattttccgccaaatgatcagctatagcttgccccttgacagctttctgtgaagtgaaaacaatatcaaattctgagagaattatctgccatttcgcCAGACGCCCAGTcaacatcggcttctccaaaagatacttcaaaggatcagatcgggaaataagataagtggtatggctcaacaggtagtgtctcaacttttgggctgcccaggccaatgcacagcagcttttctcaatgaatgaataattagcctcgtactgcgtgaactttTTACTTAGATAATAGATGGCTTGCTCCTTCCTTCCAGAGTCATCGTGctgacctagaacacaccctactgctccatcgagtacagataaatacataatcaaaggtcggcccggtttgggtggcactaagactggtggatgcaacaaataatctttaatcttgtcaaaagcctgttggcactcctcattccaatacaacggcacgttctttctcaataatttgaacaacggctcgcatgtggcagttagttggCCAATGAACCTCCCGataaaattgatcttccctaaaaagcttttcacgtccttctgagtttttggcactggcatgtctcgaattgctttgattttcgccggatctatttctatgcccttcttgctaacaatgaatcccaacagcttacccgcaggtgctccgaaggcgcattttgcaggatttagcttcaaattgtacttccgtAACCTCTCGAATAATTTCTTCAGATCAACCAAGTGGTcctctgcccttttagacttgattataatatcatccacgtagacctccatctcccggtggatcatatcatgaaatagggttgtcatggtcctctgatatgttgcccctgcattctttaaaccgaaaggcatgactcggtagcaaaaggtaccccaaggggtaatgaaagcagtcttctccctatcctcctctgccatcaaaatttggtggtagccagcaaaacaatcgcaaaaggtttcaatctcatgtccggccgtattgtctaagagaatgtgaatatttggtagagggaaatcatctttaggactggctttattgaggtctctataatcaacacaaactcgcacctctccactcttttttggaacagggactggatttgaaagccaaattgggtaatgggaaacaatgataatgttggttttgagttatttttcaatttgctcttttattttgaggcttatatctggtttgaattttctgggtttttgttttacgggtggaaaagaagggtctgtgggtaacctatgcactaccacgtcagttgaaatgccagtcatatcatcataggaccatgcAAAGACATCTTGAAACATAGTCaaaaattcaagcatctcctttttctgcctttcATTCAAGTGAATACTGAtctgcacctccttaacttcatcctcagtgccaatgttaaccttttctgtctcttccaggttcggttttggtttttcctcatattgttcaaggtcctttgcaaaagaatcgaatacctcctcattatcactctcgctttggagttcggattcacagacctccaagtcgtgagtgatatagagattgccattatcgtattccagaactgtgatatccaaagggtcaaataattttatttttggccatctgaaagaattaacgaatgtgggacaataagcaaataagcatacaacaaacaaatgaacaaacaaTATGAATATAAACAAGCGAATAAATAACACAACATGccaagaacaacttgtgcattttcataaaacctttgattgaaagcaaaacaaaagaaagcaagcgGAAACAATATCTATATGTGCAAATTTTAGTCAAAAgtaaagatgctttcattaactatttacagatgcaaaagtattttttccatgaatatgaatgataaacccctttcattttaccgaaactccttccgaacgggcagggactcggctgtccaattgggaaTTGATCCTTCGGGGATATCAGGAAATTCAGCTTCGCCTGGAAcactatcttcaaatgttgcccctacgaacaattgggccaaactagcttcaatttcttcaactgGATTAACCTCTGATGTGATAACCTCTGTTGGTCGTGGAAAAGTATACCGCAGTGGTGGAATATCAAAAACCCTTTGCCTGCCCTCTTTCTCTGCTCTTTTGCGCTCCTTCATCTCTTTGATGTCCTTGGCGGTTGGTTGGAAACCCAAACCGAATGTATCCCTTTTTTCCATAATCTCCACTGGCTTCAGGATCCCTTGCAGTTCACGCCCCAATCCTCTGTCTAATTTGTATCCTCCACGaatcatttccttagccatcattACACTTGCTTTTGAGAGAGCTTGTTCCTCCGTTGTGATCCAACTTACGGAGACTATATCGGATGTGCTATGAGGGGACATGGTGGCACTTCGACTTCCCTCCTCTTTAGATCCAGAATCGGTGATTACCAGGCAGTCCTCTTCGGCAAAGATAGTGATTAGCTTGTCATTTACTACGAATTTCAGCAATTGATGCAACGAAGATGGCACAGCCCCagacttgtgaatccatggcctTCCAAGTAAAATATTGTAAATGCTCGGGAAGTGCAttacttggcaagttatttgaaattgggcGGGCCCCATCTCGATTACTAAATCTGCCTCTCCTATCGGCTCCCTTTGAGCTCCATCAAACCCTCGAACGatagtccctgaaggcctcagcttaatgtcttgcaatcctagcttctccaaggtactccaaggacagatattaagcgCGGACCCGTTGTCAATTAGCACCTTCGGCAGCATTTTCCCGTTGCACCTCACTGTTATGTACAACGCCCTATTATGTCCAATGCCCTCTGTCGGCAATTCATCGTCAGAAAAAGCAATTTGTTTGTTGAATAATACGCTCCCAAccacgtttgaaaaattatcaacagaGATGTCCCTCGGAATTTGAGCTTTAGTTAATACGTCGATCAATACATCCCTATGCATG
It includes:
- the LOC140004733 gene encoding uncharacterized protein yields the protein MPAWYNPQAVCAYHSGAPGHATFDCKALKHKIQDMVEAGEIVIRKREAQGPNVNQNPLPEHVGVILDDAEYEEQVKKLAREAEVFGVTDQPFVIELPFGEDNKPFVLDLTPAESEALKPVFIEFPEQEPVLSLQQVPWNYDEPTIQIGENSTAKKEVSVVTRSGKTVSPFETTIPIQANSEPPIKPAITEKEAVDFLKRLQRSEYNIIEKLSKSPAQITMLDLLFSSDMHRDVLIDVLTKAQIPRDISVDNFSNVVGSVLFNKQIAFSDDELPTEGIGHNRALYITVRCNGKMLPKVLIDNGPWIHKSGAVPSSLHQLLKFVVNDKLITIFAEEDCLVITDSGSKEEGSRSATMSPHSTSDIVSVSWITTEEQALSKASVMMAKEMIRGGYKLDRGLGRELQGILKPVEIMEKRDTFGLGFQPTAKDIKEMKERKRAEKEGRQRVFDIPPLRGNI